ACCCGACCTTGCCGGCGACTAGCACTGGATCGGACAAGAAGGTTACCCCAGCTCCAACGGCCTTCCTTGTCGACCACATTCTTGTCTCAAATAACATGCCCGGGTGCGTGGAGATCGAGAGTTCGCTCCACCTCAGACCGTAGTGGGGCTCCAACtgatgccgccgccgccgacgaagtGCTGCTAGAGGCCCCGGGGAGCTTCCGCATCTACAGGAGCGGGAAGATAGACCGCCTCAACGACCCCACCATCCTGCCCGCCGGCGTCGACGAGGCCACCGGCGTCGCCTCCAAGGACGTCGTCCTCGACGCGGACACGGGCCTCTCCGTGCGCCTCTACCTTCCCAACAAGCTCCAGGACGCCTCCGCGAAGCTCCCGGTCGTCGTCTACTTCCACGGCGGCGCCTTCCTCATCGGGTCGGCCCGCGACCCCACGTACCACAAGTACCTCAACGCCCTCGCCGCGGCGGCCGGCGTCCTCACGGTGTCCGTCGACTACCGCCTCGCCCCGGAGCACCCGCTCCCCGCCGCCTACGACGACTCCTGGGCCGCGCTCCGGTGGGCGGCCTCGGCGCAGGACGGCTGGATCGCCGACCACGGCGACACCTCTAAACTGTTCGTCGCGGGCGACAGCGCCGGCGCCAACATCGCGCACGAGATGCTCGTGAGGGCGGCCTCCAACGACGGAAGCCCGAGAGTCGAGGGAGCGATACTTCTGCACCCGTGGTTCAGCGGGAACGCGGCGGTCGAGGGGGAGCCTCCGGCCGCGGCCAAGGTCACGGGGCTCCTCTGGTCCTACGCGTGCCGGGGGTCGGCGGTGGGCGGCGCGGACGACCCGAGGATGAACCCGCTGGCGTCGCCGGCGCTGGAGAGGCTCGGGTGCGCGAGGATGCTGGTGACCACGGGGCTCGAGGACGGGCTGGCCTCGCGGAACCGCGCGTACTACGACGCCGTGGCCGCGAGCGGGTGGCGCGGGAAGGCGGCGTGGCTGGAGCTGGAGGGGGAGGGCCACGTGTTCTTCCTTGGGAAGCTCGAGTGCGACAACGCCAAGCGGCTCATGGACCGCGTCGTCGCGTTCATAGCCGACGCATGAGCTGCCTTTTGTATCGCCCACCAACGCGTTGCCCACTCGCTGTTGATCCAAATTCCCTGCCGTTCATCCAACAATGGTGTACGAGTTACTAGATGCGACTAAGCGACACACTGCATGCATCAGGATGTGATCAACTGTATCTTCTTCCTGGAGGCGCGCATACATAGCACGCCGACATCTGGTTCTGAAGCCCAAGTCGCTACCTGCCCAGGGAACTCCCATGTCCGacggccacggcaacggcgagaTTGCACAATCCTCTCGAGTTTAATGCAATAATAAAAGAGAATTCTGTCCACCTGTTAATCCTCTTGAGTTGCAAACTGGTAAAGGTAGACAACAGGTTTTCAGTTTCGTTGCTATCTTGAAATTCAGAAATTACAGTTCAAGCACGTTTTCTGCGAACCCGCAAGAAGCTCTTCTGCTCTTGCTTGTGGCTGTATTAGAGGAGACGAAGacagagatgttggtgaagatgcccAACAAACGAAAACCTGCCacgtccgtttcgaaaaaaaaaaaccTGCCACGTCAATTTCGTCAGCTAAAATCAGAACTGATGTCTCCTTCTTCTGATAAGTGTTTGTAGCAAGCCATCTTGCTTCTCGCGGGTAAAATCTTCGAGACAGTGTCCAGTGTTTAATAGCCTGTGGATGGCTTCATAATTTTGCTCCTGCATCTGCGTGCGTGGCATCCTTGTGATTCGTTTGCAATCTACAAACTCAGATAAAACCTGTTCCGGCTTTCGGAGGACTGGCTTTGGATCACGGCCGCCCCCCTCCGAAGATATTCCAGCGAGATTTGCCATTGTTCCTGCGTGCACTCACACTGGTAACCTCTTTGCCTGATTCTTGGTGCTTCCCTGCTCCTGGTTCGTCGTCTTCCTGAACACCTTCTAGGACAGAGACCACCGAGTCCATGGTCGGCCTCTTCTTGGGGTCCGAGCACAGGCACTCGAGGGCAAGGGCAGCGATTTTTTGCGCCGAGGTGAACGAGTACAGACCACCTAGAGTGGCATGTATGACGCAACGTATCTTGTGCTTATGTTCCAGATATGGTCTGGCCCAGTTCACAAGATTGTGCTCCACTGCTGGCAGGTTCTGGTCAAAGACACGGCGACCTGACAACATCTCTAGAAGCAATATTCCAAAGCAATAGATGTCACACTTCTGTGTAAGTTGGTCTGCCAGTGTAGAGTTGTTATACATACATAAGCTTATTACACCTTGAATATGAGCGCTGGATGGAAGTAACAATAAACGAGAAAGACACCATTGCAACATCTTCGCACCAAAGTAAATAATAATATTTTTCAATCAAACAGAAATAAAATGATTCAAAATAATCAACAAGGCCATTTACACCTTCTCTAAATTAAAGACCACACACAACTTTTCGAACCCATAGTAAATAATACTAATTTTAAAGCAATGGAAGGAAGCCTTGTAGGAGCTTTATGTAGCCTAGTAAATAATACTACTTCCTCTGTCCCAAATTATAAGACATTTTTAGCTTACCAAAAACGTTTTATAATTTGGGACC
Above is a window of Triticum dicoccoides isolate Atlit2015 ecotype Zavitan chromosome 5B, WEW_v2.0, whole genome shotgun sequence DNA encoding:
- the LOC119310139 gene encoding probable carboxylesterase 2, whose amino-acid sequence is MASIIRSGVAICNGWAATRPCRRLALDRTRRLPQLQRPSLSTTFLSQITCPGAWRSRVRSTSDRSGAPTDAAAADEVLLEAPGSFRIYRSGKIDRLNDPTILPAGVDEATGVASKDVVLDADTGLSVRLYLPNKLQDASAKLPVVVYFHGGAFLIGSARDPTYHKYLNALAAAAGVLTVSVDYRLAPEHPLPAAYDDSWAALRWAASAQDGWIADHGDTSKLFVAGDSAGANIAHEMLVRAASNDGSPRVEGAILLHPWFSGNAAVEGEPPAAAKVTGLLWSYACRGSAVGGADDPRMNPLASPALERLGCARMLVTTGLEDGLASRNRAYYDAVAASGWRGKAAWLELEGEGHVFFLGKLECDNAKRLMDRVVAFIADA